A window of the Listeria swaminathanii genome harbors these coding sequences:
- the inlK gene encoding class 1 internalin InlK — protein sequence MSIKSKIVKIGVCCAVIIVPVSQTTMPVFAAEQTGLKASQDNVNIPDAVFKQYLNSLLGQASTANITEAQMDTLTTISLSKLNITDLTGLEYAHNVKDLRIDSIHATNYNQIAGLNKLEKLTIMGTDVTSDKIPNLSQLTNLTNVDFSHSAHDDSILTKLNVLPKVSYINLDSNGAITDIMPLKSMPELKTLYVQFCGIHDYRGIENFPKLTQLYAYGQNIGAKKLINSEIKSSALTYNADNQTLYVPFTIMTERTVNYDGYTPDFLKSTSSSDTFFSMNEQQINGSRLTITSDGLTVSNVSKTDFDNLEKMEFNARIDLPYDTYNSPDQFKDGGSYTISGPVYDHYFTVDHSLTITADSDKTYVQNKAVTEAAFLADIHAQSDDGSAVTSDFADKVDFTTPGTYTVTLQSENNAGLKADPVQVNVTIKATTTITADSSITYKTDTSKTEAEFLKDIQAKTNDGTVITSDFATVVDFSKPGKYIVTLNAENDLQKGAPVQVTVIVEGETPVPDPTPTPDPTPDPTPDPTPSPTPDPTPNPVVVTPSVDKPVTPIPSIPSLTVDEKKEAKTKTSVKTAANTNALPKTGDSLPVAGVTVGALLIGLSWIVSRRK from the coding sequence ATGTCAATCAAATCAAAAATAGTTAAAATTGGAGTATGTTGTGCAGTAATCATCGTTCCAGTTTCGCAAACTACAATGCCGGTATTTGCAGCAGAGCAAACAGGCTTAAAAGCAAGTCAAGATAACGTAAATATTCCTGATGCTGTATTTAAGCAGTATTTAAATAGTTTACTTGGACAAGCAAGTACAGCGAACATCACAGAGGCGCAGATGGATACATTAACAACCATTTCATTAAGTAAATTGAATATTACCGACTTAACAGGACTTGAATACGCTCATAACGTAAAGGATTTAAGAATAGACTCGATTCATGCAACAAATTACAATCAAATAGCTGGATTAAACAAACTAGAGAAATTAACAATAATGGGAACAGACGTCACCTCAGATAAAATTCCTAACTTAAGCCAGCTTACTAATTTAACTAACGTAGATTTTTCCCACAGTGCACATGATGACTCGATTTTAACTAAATTAAATGTATTGCCTAAAGTTTCGTATATTAATCTTGATAGTAATGGAGCAATAACTGATATTATGCCACTAAAAAGTATGCCTGAGCTTAAAACATTATACGTTCAATTCTGTGGCATTCATGATTACCGTGGTATAGAAAATTTTCCAAAATTAACTCAATTATACGCATACGGACAAAACATCGGTGCGAAAAAATTAATTAACTCTGAAATCAAGAGTAGCGCTTTAACATATAATGCGGACAATCAAACGCTATATGTTCCATTTACAATCATGACAGAACGAACTGTTAACTATGATGGTTACACGCCAGACTTTCTGAAGTCTACCTCTAGCAGCGATACCTTCTTTTCAATGAATGAACAACAAATTAATGGTAGCCGACTAACTATTACAAGTGATGGACTAACAGTAAGTAATGTTAGTAAAACAGATTTCGATAATCTTGAAAAAATGGAATTTAACGCACGAATTGATTTACCTTACGACACATATAATTCACCAGACCAATTTAAAGATGGCGGTAGTTACACTATTTCAGGTCCAGTCTATGATCATTATTTTACTGTAGATCACTCTTTGACTATTACAGCTGACAGCGATAAAACTTATGTGCAAAATAAAGCAGTTACAGAAGCAGCGTTTTTAGCAGATATTCATGCGCAATCAGATGATGGTTCGGCAGTTACAAGTGATTTTGCTGATAAAGTAGATTTCACAACACCTGGGACGTACACAGTTACTTTACAATCAGAAAATAATGCCGGATTAAAAGCAGATCCAGTACAAGTAAATGTAACAATTAAAGCAACAACAACTATTACGGCCGATAGTAGCATTACTTATAAAACCGATACATCGAAAACAGAAGCCGAATTTTTAAAAGATATTCAAGCGAAAACGAATGATGGTACAGTGATTACAAGCGATTTTGCAACTGTGGTAGATTTCTCTAAACCAGGAAAATATATCGTTACGCTAAACGCTGAAAATGATTTACAAAAAGGAGCGCCCGTACAAGTGACGGTTATTGTGGAAGGCGAAACACCGGTACCAGATCCAACACCAACACCTGATCCGACACCTGATCCGACACCAGACCCAACGCCAAGCCCAACTCCAGATCCTACACCAAATCCAGTGGTTGTTACACCAAGCGTCGATAAACCAGTGACACCAATTCCAAGCATCCCGTCACTAACAGTTGATGAGAAGAAAGAAGCGAAGACAAAAACAAGCGTAAAAACGGCAGCAAATACAAATGCATTACCAAAAACAGGCGATTCCTTACCTGTAGCAGGAGTGACTGTTGGCGCTTTATTGATTGGATTAAGTTGGATTGTTTCTAGAAGAAAATAA
- a CDS encoding acyltransferase family protein, with translation MKRTTRYSRKYVPSIDGLRAFAVIAVIAYHLNFSWAKGGFIGVDIFFVLSGYLITNILLTQWEKTQTLQLKQFWIRRFRRLIPAVYVMIVVVVIYAVFFHPEILKNLRGDAIASFFYVSNWWFIFHDVSYFDSFGLPSPLKNLWSLAIEEQFYMIWPAFLLVFLKWVKNPKLLLKIVIGLGLLSAIWMAVLYVPGTDPSRVYYGTDTRAFDLLAGCALAFVWPFTRLSPVVPKKSKAVLNIVGTMSVLGFILFTAFVSEYQPFLYRGGLLFVAILGVIMIATISHPASYLSKIFSFKPLRWIGTRSYGIYLWHYPIITLTTPVVELTQPNIGRAILQVAATFIIAELSFRFIETPIRKNGFINYFKGFKDKNYFVWKSKPVGKWLSLAGLVAVLAVFTLGMTNVLSVNTNAEKQQTSVKTTTSTTDTKKDTEKATEDKAAKEKEDSKETDTEKANGQNETQEPDNKDKSATPTPTITQTVAIGDSVMLDIEPYLKEAVPNVTIDGLVGRQLRDAITTATGYKKFNSENSSVILELGTNGPFTADQLDSLLDQFDKATIYLVNTRVPRGWQSEVNKSIANAASRPNVTVVDWYSRSSGQTQYFAPDGVHLTKTGAQAYVAMLTSVMNK, from the coding sequence TTGAAAAGGACTACTCGCTACAGTAGAAAATATGTTCCGAGTATTGATGGACTTCGAGCATTCGCAGTTATTGCTGTAATCGCCTACCACTTGAATTTCAGCTGGGCAAAAGGTGGATTCATCGGCGTAGACATATTTTTCGTCTTATCTGGTTATTTAATTACGAACATTTTATTAACGCAATGGGAAAAAACACAAACACTTCAATTAAAACAATTCTGGATTAGACGTTTTAGGCGACTCATTCCTGCTGTCTATGTAATGATTGTCGTTGTTGTCATCTACGCAGTCTTCTTCCATCCAGAAATCTTAAAAAACTTACGCGGCGATGCAATTGCTTCTTTCTTTTATGTTAGTAACTGGTGGTTTATTTTCCACGATGTATCATACTTTGATTCATTTGGACTTCCATCACCACTTAAAAACTTATGGTCACTTGCCATTGAAGAACAATTTTACATGATTTGGCCCGCTTTTTTACTCGTTTTTCTAAAATGGGTCAAAAATCCAAAATTACTTTTAAAAATCGTTATCGGTCTTGGTCTTCTTTCTGCTATTTGGATGGCAGTTTTGTATGTTCCAGGGACGGATCCGAGTCGTGTGTATTATGGAACAGATACTAGAGCGTTTGATTTACTAGCGGGTTGTGCACTTGCTTTTGTATGGCCGTTCACTCGCCTTAGCCCTGTCGTTCCAAAGAAAAGTAAAGCTGTTCTTAATATAGTTGGGACAATGAGTGTACTTGGCTTTATTCTGTTTACCGCATTTGTCAGTGAATATCAACCGTTCCTATATCGCGGTGGTTTGTTATTCGTTGCAATTCTTGGCGTTATCATGATTGCAACTATTTCTCACCCTGCTTCCTATTTAAGCAAAATTTTCAGCTTCAAACCGCTTAGATGGATTGGGACTCGTTCTTACGGTATTTATTTATGGCACTATCCAATCATCACCTTAACGACACCTGTGGTAGAACTTACACAGCCAAATATCGGACGCGCTATTCTACAAGTCGCTGCCACTTTTATTATCGCTGAATTATCGTTCCGCTTTATTGAAACACCTATCCGAAAAAATGGTTTCATTAATTACTTCAAAGGTTTCAAAGATAAGAATTACTTTGTCTGGAAAAGCAAACCTGTTGGTAAATGGTTGAGTTTAGCTGGACTTGTAGCTGTTTTAGCCGTATTCACACTTGGTATGACAAACGTGCTTTCCGTGAATACAAATGCAGAAAAACAACAAACATCTGTTAAAACAACCACTTCCACTACGGATACAAAAAAAGACACGGAAAAAGCAACTGAAGATAAGGCTGCAAAAGAGAAAGAAGACTCCAAAGAGACAGATACAGAAAAAGCAAATGGGCAAAACGAAACGCAGGAACCGGATAATAAAGATAAATCCGCCACTCCAACGCCTACAATTACCCAAACGGTGGCAATTGGCGATTCGGTAATGCTTGATATTGAACCCTACTTAAAAGAAGCTGTTCCAAATGTGACGATTGATGGTCTTGTTGGACGTCAATTGCGAGATGCCATTACTACCGCCACTGGCTATAAGAAATTCAATAGTGAAAATAGCTCAGTCATTCTCGAACTCGGTACAAATGGTCCTTTCACAGCGGATCAATTAGATAGTTTGTTAGATCAATTTGATAAAGCTACCATTTATTTAGTAAATACGCGAGTTCCTCGTGGCTGGCAATCGGAAGTAAACAAAAGTATTGCCAACGCCGCTTCCAGACCGAATGTAACCGTTGTTGATTGGTATTCACGATCAAGCGGCCAAACACAATACTTCGCTCCTGATGGGGTCCATTTAACTAAAACTGGTGCTCAAGCATATGTCGCTATGCTAACTAGTGTAATGAACAAATAA